The proteins below are encoded in one region of Tessaracoccus aquimaris:
- a CDS encoding YhjD/YihY/BrkB family envelope integrity protein produces MKDWIDRVMNKPAVAHALAANDRYNSRLGPQFAAGITYFSVLSMVPILMFSFAALGMTLTVIRPELMDVVLDYIEKGLTDAKMSKEIKDAVVGLFQGWASVGVVALLTAAYSGSNWVGNLKRAIRVMWSKDFEDAAEKKNFFVELGLNLLTFVGLLVCIVFSVGVATIGSTFSRTVLDWLGWSEVPGIGFLFALLAIGLSFVASWILMAFLFIVMPNQPARPRPWLVGTLIGAVALTAIQQLAGRLVGLLSGNRAAGIFGSAIVLMLLFNIIATIILMAAAWVGSSDEWREERAKRIAEKQERLDAEAKKAAGEVEPPVVVAPKPQPVVPGRWAATKSLDDLRGADQTLPEPEGEFVRQKVAARGMRINLGLGYGVGAATGLGVGALIVAIAKKIFTRR; encoded by the coding sequence GTGAAGGACTGGATCGACCGGGTGATGAACAAGCCAGCCGTCGCGCACGCGCTGGCGGCCAACGACCGCTACAACTCGCGCCTCGGCCCGCAGTTCGCGGCGGGCATCACCTACTTCTCGGTGCTTTCCATGGTGCCGATCCTGATGTTCTCGTTCGCGGCCCTCGGCATGACCCTGACGGTGATCCGCCCCGAACTGATGGACGTCGTGCTCGACTACATCGAGAAGGGCCTCACCGACGCGAAGATGTCGAAGGAGATCAAGGACGCCGTCGTCGGCCTGTTCCAAGGCTGGGCCTCTGTCGGCGTCGTCGCCCTGTTGACGGCGGCCTACTCCGGCTCCAACTGGGTCGGCAACCTCAAGCGGGCGATCCGCGTGATGTGGTCAAAGGACTTCGAGGACGCCGCGGAGAAGAAGAACTTCTTCGTCGAGTTGGGCCTCAACCTGCTGACCTTCGTGGGGCTGCTGGTGTGCATCGTCTTCAGCGTCGGCGTCGCGACGATCGGCAGCACCTTCTCCCGCACCGTGCTCGACTGGCTCGGCTGGTCGGAGGTGCCAGGCATCGGCTTCCTGTTCGCGCTGCTCGCCATCGGGTTGTCGTTCGTGGCGAGCTGGATCCTGATGGCCTTCCTGTTCATCGTGATGCCGAACCAGCCAGCGCGGCCCCGGCCGTGGCTGGTGGGGACGCTGATCGGCGCGGTCGCGCTGACGGCGATCCAGCAGTTGGCGGGCCGGCTGGTCGGGCTGCTGTCTGGAAACCGGGCGGCAGGGATCTTCGGCTCGGCCATCGTGTTGATGCTGCTGTTCAACATCATCGCGACCATCATCCTGATGGCGGCGGCATGGGTCGGCTCCTCGGACGAGTGGCGCGAGGAGCGGGCGAAGCGGATCGCTGAGAAGCAGGAGCGGCTGGACGCCGAGGCGAAGAAGGCCGCGGGGGAGGTCGAGCCGCCGGTAGTGGTGGCGCCGAAGCCTCAGCCGGTCGTGCCTGGCCGGTGGGCCGCGACGAAGTCGCTCGACGACCTGCGGGGCGCCGACCAGACGCTGCCGGAACCCGAGGGGGAGTTCGTGCGCCAGAAGGTCGCGGCCCGAGGGATGCGGATCAACCTGGGCCTCGGCTACGGCGTCGGAGCGGCAACCGGCCTCGGCGTCGGCGCGCTGATCGTCGCGATCGCCAAGAAGATCTTCACCCGCCGCTGA